In one window of Notolabrus celidotus isolate fNotCel1 chromosome 15, fNotCel1.pri, whole genome shotgun sequence DNA:
- the LOC117826895 gene encoding LOW QUALITY PROTEIN: tripartite motif-containing protein 16-like (The sequence of the model RefSeq protein was modified relative to this genomic sequence to represent the inferred CDS: inserted 2 bases in 2 codons; deleted 2 bases in 1 codon), giving the protein MAQRGVQQDRENFSCSICLDLLKDPVTVPCGHSYCMLCIKTHWDKEDKRRDYSCPQCRQTFTPRPVLGKNTMLADLVEELKKTGLQAAPADHCYAGPEDVACDVCTGRKLRACKSCLFCLISFCEXHLQPHLQTPAYKKHKLVEPSKKLQENVCSRHDEVMKMFCRTDQQSICYLCSVEEHKGHDTVSAAAERTERQRELEGTRLNIQQRIQDREKDVKLLQQEVEAINGSADKAVEHSEEMFTELIRLMEKRRSDVKQQVRSQQETEVSRVKELQEKLEQEITELKGRDAELQKLSHTEDHNQFLQDYPSLSGLSGSTHSSSIKTCPLRYFEDVTAAVSGVRDKLQDVLREGWTNISQTGTEVDVLLSQPRPTRAKTRAEFLKYSRDITLDPNTVNTRLLLSDGNRKVTVTKQHQSYSSHPDRFTSLYQVLSRESLTGRCYWEVELRGRVFVAVAYKNISRVGGSNESLFGGNDKSWSLFCDDNSYDFWYKKGRLLSQVLSXSRVGVYLDHRAGILSFYSVSETMTLLHRVQTTFTQPLHAGLRISSSSSAELCSVKYISQAWWAGL; this is encoded by the exons ATGGCACAGAGAGGAGTTCAGCAGGACCGAGAAAACTTCTCTTGTTCCATCTGTCTGGATCTACTGAAGGATCCTGTGACTGttccctgtggacacagctacTGCATGTTGTGTATTAAAACCCACTGGGATAAAGAGGATAAGAGGAGAGACTACAGCTGCCCTCAGTGTAGGCAGACCTTCACACCGAGGCCTGTCCTGGGGAAAAACACCATGTTAGCAGATTtagtggaggagctgaagaagactggactccaagctgctcctgctgatcactgctATGCTGGACCTGAAGATGTGGCCTGTGACGTCTGCACCGGGAGGAAACTGAGAGCCTGTAAGTCctgtctgttctgtttgatctcttTTTGTG AACACCTTCAGCCTCATCTTCAAACTCCGGCCtataagaaacacaagctggtgGAGCCCTCCAAGAAGCTCCAGGAGAACGTCTGCTCTCGTCAtgatgaggtgatgaagatgttctgccgtactgatcagcagtctatctgttatctctgctctgtggaGGAACATAAAGGACACGACAcagtctcagctgcagcagaaaggactgagaggcagagagagctcGAGGGGACTCGActaaacatccagcagagaatccaggacagagagaaagatgtgaagctgcttcaacaggaggtggaggctaTCAACGGCTCCGCTGATAAAGCAGTGGAGCACAGTGAGGAGATGTTCACTGAGCTGATCCGTCTCATGGAGAAAAGACGCTctgatgtgaagcagcaggtcagatcccagcaggaaactgaagtgagtcgagtcaaagagcttcaggagaagctggagcaggagatcactgagctgaaAGGGAGAGatgctgagctgcagaagctgtcacacacagaggaccacaACCAGTTTCTACAGGACTACCCCTCACTGTCAGGACTCAGTGGATCTACACACTCATCCAGCATCAAGACCTGTCCTCTGAGGTACTTTGAGgatgtgacagcagctgtgtcAGGAGTCAGAGATAAACTACAGGACGTtctgagagagggatggacaaacatctcacagacagggactgaagtggatgttttactgtcacaaccaagacca accagagccaagaCCAGAGCTGAGTTCTTAAAATACTCACGTGACATCAcactggatccaaacacagtgaacacacGGCTGTTATTATCTGATGGGAACAGAAAAGTAACAGTAACGAAACAACATCAGTCTTATTCTAGTCACCCAGACAGATTCACTTCTTTGTATCAGGTCCTGAGTAGAGAGAGTCTGACTGGACGttgttactgggaggtggagCTGAGAGGAAGAGTTTTTGTAGCAGTGGCATACAAGAATATCAGCAGAGTAGGGGGCTCTAATGAATCTTTGTTTGGAGGCAATGACAAATCTTGGTCTTTATTTTGTGATGACAACAGTTATGACTTTTGGTACAAAAAAGGAAGACTCCTGTCTCAGGTCCTCA TCTCAAGAGTAGGGgtgtacctggatcacagagcaggtattctgtccttctacagcgtctctgaaaccatgactctcctccacagagtccagaccacattcactcagccTCTACATGCTGGACTCAGGATTAGTTCTTCTTCCTCAGCTGAGTTGTGTAGCGTGAAATACATCAGTCAAGCCTGGTGGGCGGGACTTTGA
- the LOC117826896 gene encoding tripartite motif-containing protein 16-like, with translation MAQKGVQPDRVTFSCSICLDLLKDPVTVPCGHSYCMNCIKAHWDKEDEKRDYSCPQCRKTFTPRPVLGKNTMLADLVEELKKTGLQAAPADHCYAGPEDVACDVCTGRKLRACKSCLQCLASYCEKHLQPHLELPVYKKHKLVEPSKKLQENVCSRHDEVMKMFCRTDQQSICYLCSVDEHKGHDTVSAAAERTERQRELEGSRLNIQQRIQDREKDVKLLQQEVEVINGSADKAVEHSEEMFTELIRLMEKRRSDVKQQVRSQQETEVSRVKELQEKLEQEITELKRRDAELQRLSHTEDHNQFLQDYPSLSAPSGSTHSSSIKTRPLRYFEDVTAAVSGVRDKLQDVLREGWTNISQTGTEVDVLLSQPRPEPEPKTRAEFLKYSRDITLDPNTAYTHLLLSDGNRKATYMEHPQSYSDHPDRFTIYCQILSRESLTGRCYWEMELRGGIFVAVAYKNISRAGGSDECLFGRNDKSWSLVCFNNSYNFWFNKVKTPVSGPQSSRVGVYLDHRAGTLSFYSVSETMTLLHRVQTTFTQPLHAGLYVYSGSTAELCRLK, from the coding sequence ATGGCACAGAAAGGAGTTCAGCCGGACCGAGTAACCTTCTCTTGTTCCATCTGTCTGGATCTACTGAAAGATCCGGTGACTGttccctgtggacacagctacTGCATGAACTGTATTAAAGCCCACTGGGATAAagaggatgagaagagagaCTACAGCTGCCCTCAGTGTAGGAAGACCTTCACACCGAGGCCTGTCCTGGGGAAAAACACCATGTTAGCAGATTtagtggaggagctgaagaagactggactccaagctgctcctgctgatcactgctATGCTGGACCTGAAGATGTGGCCTGTGACGTCTGCACCGGGAGGAAACTGAGAGCCTGTAAGTCCTGTTTGCAGTGTCTGGCTTCTTACTGTGAGAAACACCTTCAGCCTCATCTTGAATTACCCGTCtataagaaacacaagctggtgGAGCCCTCCAAGAAGCTCCAGGAGAACGTCTGCTCTCGTCAtgatgaggtgatgaagatgttctgccgtactgatcagcagtctatctgttatctctgctctgtggacGAACATAAAGGCCACGACAcagtctcagctgcagcagaaaggactgagaggcagagagagcttGAGGGGAGTCGActaaacatccagcagagaatccaggacagagagaaagatgtgaaGCTGCTTCAACAGGAGGTGGAGGTTATCAACGGCTCCGCTGATAAAGCAGTGGAGCACAGTGAGGAGATGTTCACTGAGCTGATCCGTCTCATGGAGAAAAGACGCTctgatgtgaagcagcaggtcagatcccagcaggaaactgaagtgagtcgagtcaaagagcttcaggagaagctggagcaggagatcactgagctgaagaggagagacgctgagctgcagaggctgtcacacacagaggaccacaACCAGTTTCTACAGGACTACCCCTCACTGTCAGCACCCAGTGGATCTACACACTCATCCAGCATCAAGACCCGTCCTCTGAGGTACTTTGAGGATGTGACAGCGGCTGTGTCAGGAGTCAGAGATAAACTACAGGACGTtctgagagagggatggacaaacatctcacagacagggactgaagtggatgttttactgtcacaaccgagaccagaaccagagcccAAGACCAGAGCTGAGTTCTTAAAATACTCACGTGACATCACATTGGATCCAAACACAGCATACACACATCTGTTATTATCTGATGGGAACAGAAAAGCAACATATATGGAACATCCTCAATCTTATTCTGATCACCCAGACAGATTCACTATTTATTGTCAGATCCTGAGTAGAGAGAGTCTGACTGGACGTTGTTACTGGGAGATGGAGCTGAGAGGAGGAATTTTTGTAGCAGTCGCATACAAGAATATCAGCAGAGCAGGCGGATcagatgaatgtttgtttggacGCAATGACAAATCTTggtctttagtttgtttcaacAACAGTTATAACTTTTGGTTCAACAAAGTGAAGACTCCTGTCTCAGGTCCTCAGTCCTCCAGAGTAGGAgtgtacctggatcacagagcaggtactctgtccttctacagcgtctctgaaaccatgactctcctccacagagtccagaccacattcactcagccTCTACATGCTGGACTCTATGTTTATTCTGGATCCACAGCTGAGTTGTGTAGGCTGAAATAG
- the LOC117826247 gene encoding tripartite motif-containing protein 16-like: MDKNQLNRERLCCSICLDLLKDPGTVPCGHSYCMKCIKTHWDGEDEKRDYSCPQCRQTFTPRPDLRKSTMLADLVEELKKTGLQAAPADHCYAGPEDVACDVCTGRKLRASKSCLQCLTSFCEKHLQPHLELPVYKKHKLVEPSKKLQENVCSRHGEVMKMFCRTDQQSVCSLCLMDEHKGHDTVSAAAERTERQRELEGTRLNIQQRIQDREKDVKLLQQEVEVINGSADQAVEHSEEMFTELIRLMEKRRSDVKQQVRSQQETEVSRVKELQEKLEQEITELKRRDAELQKLSHTEDHNQFLQDYPSLSGLSGSTHSSSIKTRPLRYFEDVTATVSGVRDKLQDVLREGWTNISETGTEVNVLLSQPRPGPEPKTRAEFLKYSRDITLDPNTAQRQLLLSDGNRKVTYVRQPQSYSSHPDRFTDWSQVLSRESLTGRCYWEVERRGIVFVAVAYKNISRAGRSYECVFGRNDKSWSLYCFNNSYNFLFNKAQTPVSGPQSSRVGVYLDHRAGILSFYSVSETMTLLHRVQTTFTQPLHAGLYVYSGSTAELCRLK; the protein is encoded by the coding sequence ATGGATAAGAACCAGCTGAACCGAGAGAGACTCTGCTGTTCCATCTGTCTGGATCTACTGAAGGATCCGGGGACTGttccctgtggacacagctacTGCATGAAGTGTATTAAAACCCACTGGGATGGagaggatgagaagagagaCTACAGCTGCCCTCAGTGTAGGCAGACCTTCACACCGAGGCCTGACCTGAGGAAAAGCACCATGTTAGCAGATTtagtggaggagctgaagaagactggactccaagctgctcctgctgatcactgctATGCTGGACCTGAAGATGTGGCCTGTGATGTCTGCACCGGGAGGAAACTGAGAGCCAGTAAGTCCTGTCTGCAGTGTCTGACCTCTTTTTGTGAGAAACACCTTCAGCCTCATCTTGAATTACCGGTCtataagaaacacaagctggtgGAGCCCTCCAAGAAGCTCCAGGAGAACGTCTGCTCTCGTCATGgtgaggtgatgaagatgttctgccgtactgatcagcagtctgtctgttctctctgtttaaTGGACGAACATAAAGGACACGACAcagtctcagctgcagcagaaaggactgagaggcagagagagcttGAGGGGACTCGActaaacatccagcagagaatccaggacagagagaaagatgtgaaGCTGCTTCAACAGGAGGTGGAGGTTATCAACGGCTCCGCTGATCAAGCAGTGGAGCACAGTGAGGAGATGTTCACTGAGCTGATCCGTCTCATGGAGAAAAGACGCTctgatgtgaagcagcaggtcagatcccagcaggaaactgaagtgagtcgagtcaaagagcttcaggagaagctggagcaggagatcactgagctgaagaggagagacgctgagctgcagaagctgtcacacacagaggaccacaACCAGTTTCTACAGGACTACCCCTCACTGTCAGGACTCAGTGGATCCACACACTCATCCAGCATCAAGACCCGCCCTCTGAGGTACTTTGAGGATGTGACAGCGACTGTGTCAGGAGTCAGAGATAAACTACAGGATGTtctgagagagggatggacaAACATCTCAGAGACAGGGACTGAAGTGAATGTTTTACTGTCACAACCgagaccaggaccagagcccaagACCAGAGCTGAGTTCTTAAAATACTCACGTGACATCAcactggatccaaacacagcacagagacagctGTTATTATCTGATGGGAACAGAAAAGTAACATATGTGAGACAGCCTCAGTCTTATTCTAGTCACCCAGACAGATTCACTGATTGGAGTCAGGTCCTGAGTAGAGAGAGTCTGACTGGACGttgttactgggaggtggagCGGCGAGGAATAGTTTTTGTAGCTGTTGCATACAAGAATATCAGCAGAGCAGGGAGGtcatatgaatgtgtgtttggacGCAATGACAAATCTTGGTCTTTATATTGTTTCAACAACAGTTATAACTTTTTGTTCAACAAAGCGCAGACTCCTGTCTCAGGTCCTCAGTCCTCCAGAGTAGGAgtgtacctggatcacagagcaggtattctgtccttctacagcgtctctgaaaccatgactctcctccacagagtccagaccacattcactcagccTCTACATGCTGGACTCTATGTTTATTCTGGATCCACAGCTGAGTTGTGTAGGCTGAAATAG
- the LOC117826897 gene encoding E3 ubiquitin/ISG15 ligase TRIM25-like produces the protein MDQNQLDRERLCCSICLDLLKDPVTVPCGHSYCMNCIKTHWDTQDEKRDYRCPQCRKTFKRRPVLGKNTMLADLVEELKKTGLQAAPADHCYAGPEDVACDVCTGRKLRASKSCLQCLASYCEKHLQPHFESPAYKKHKLVEPSKKLQESVCSSHDEVMKMFCRTDQQSICYLCSVDEHKGHDTVSAAAERTERQRELEGTRLNIQQRIQDREKDVKLLQQEVEAINGSADKAVEHSEEMFTELIRLMEKRRSDVKQQVRSQQETEVSRVKELQEKLEQEITELKRRDAELQKLSHTEDNNQFLQDYPSLSGLSGSTHSSSIKTRPLRYFEDVTAAVSGVRDKLQDVLREGWTNISQTGTEVDVLLSQPRPEPEPKTRAGFLKYSRDITLDPNTAYTHLLLSDRNRKVTLRRQPQCYFRHSERFTGWFQVLSRESLTGRCYWEMELRGGVFVAVAYKNISRAGGSDECGFGRNDKSWSLVCDNNSYNFLFNNVQTPVSGPQSSRVGVYLDHSAGTLSFYSISETMTLLHRVQTTFTQPLHAGLYVYYSGSTAELCRLK, from the coding sequence atggaTCAGAACCAGCTGGACCGAGAGAGACTCTGCTGTTCCATCTGTCTGGATCTACTGAAGGATCCTGTGACTGttccctgtggacacagctacTGCATGAATTGTATTAAAACCCACTGGGATACACAGGATGAGAAGAGAGACTACCGCTGCCCTCAGTGTAGGAAGACCTTCAAACGGAGGCCTGTCCTTGGGAAAAACACCATGTTAGCAGATTtagtggaggagctgaagaagactggactccaagctgctcctgctgatcactgctATGCTGGACCTGAAGATGTGGCCTGTGATGTCTGCACCGGGAGGAAACTGAGAGCCAGTAAGTCCTGTCTTCAGTGTCTGGCTTCTTACTGTGAGAAACACCTTCAGCCTCATTTTGAATCTCCGGCCtataagaaacacaagctggtgGAGCCCTCCAAGAAGCTCCAGGAGAGCGTCTGCTCTAGTCAtgatgaggtgatgaagatgttctgccgtactgatcagcagtctatctgttatctctgctctgtggaTGAACATAAAGGACACGACAcagtctcagctgcagcagaaaggactgagaggcagagagagctcGAGGGGACTCGActaaacatccagcagagaatccaggacagagagaaagatgtgaagctacttcaacaggaggtggaggctaTCAACGGCTCCGCTGATAAAGCAGTGGAGCACAGTGAGGAGATGTTCACTGAGCTGATCCGTCTCATGGAGAAAAGACGCTctgatgtgaagcagcaggtcagatcccagcaggaaactgaagtgagtcgagtcaaagagcttcaggagaagctggagcaggagatcactgagctgaagaggagagacgctgagctgcagaagctgtcacacacagaggacaacaACCAGTTTCTACAGGACTACCCCTCACTGTCAGGACTCAGTGGATCTACACACTCATCCAGCATCAAGACCCGTCCTCTGAGGTACTTTGAGgatgtgacagcagctgtgtcAGGAGTCAGAGATAAACTACAGGACGTtctgagagagggatggacaaacatctcacagacagggactgaagtggatgttttactgtcacaaccaagaccagaaccagagcccAAGACCAGAGCTGGGTTCTTAAAATACTCACGTGACATCAcactggatccaaacacagcaTACACACATCTGTTATTATCTGATCGGAACAGAAAAGTAACATTAAGGAGACAACCTCAGTGTTATTTTCGTCACTCAGAAAGATTCACTGGTTGGTTTCAGGTCCTGAGTAGAGAGAGTCTGACTGGACGTTGTTACTGGGAGATGGAGCTGAGAGGAGGAGTTTTTGTAGCAGTGGCATACAAGAATATCAGCAGAGCAGGCGGATCAGATGAATGTGGATTTGGACGCAATGACAAATCTTGGTCTTTAGTTTGTGACAACAACAGTTATAACTTTTTGTTCAACAATGTCCAAACTCCTGTCTCAGGTCCTCAGTCCTCCAGAGTAGGAGTGTATCTGGATCACAGTGCAGGtactctgtccttctacagcatctctgaaaccatgactctcctccacagagtccagaccacattcactcagccTCTACATGCTGGACTCTATGTTTATTATTCTGGATCCACAGCTGAGTTGTGTAGGCTGAAATAG